GAGTGCTATACCTGAACGTGATTCGTTATTGCTGACAAGAGACACATTAAATGCCGAGCTAACTACTTCGCAAACAGGGAGTCAAGGTTCATTGGAAGAATCAGTCGCTTTTGTTGAACGTGTTTCATATCCAGTCTCTCCGATTATAGTTGAGACAAGAAATTTATTGCCAACGGATACATACTTGCGTTCTTATGCATTTTCTGAGACAGGAGTACAAGTAGCGGTAGATTTCGAAACATTGAATGCTATTTCATCATATGTAAGCCAGCTGGAAAAAAGTCCGTATTTTAGTGATGTTCAAGTGGGGACAATCCAAAACTTTGAACTTAACCCAACTGGT
This genomic window from Solibacillus sp. FSL R5-0449 contains:
- a CDS encoding PilN domain-containing protein — encoded protein: MIPDINLLPKIEKGATSLKLAFILVGILSILTIGLLAITYFSAKSEIASAIPERDSLLLTRDTLNAELTTSQTGSQGSLEESVAFVERVSYPVSPIIVETRNLLPTDTYLRSYAFSETGVQVAVDFETLNAISSYVSQLEKSPYFSDVQVGTIQNFELNPTGEEVNDTQQFTEVPRYSVEIFLVIDQLHVAAGGEE